Proteins from a genomic interval of Gossypium hirsutum isolate 1008001.06 chromosome A09, Gossypium_hirsutum_v2.1, whole genome shotgun sequence:
- the LOC107937060 gene encoding pyruvate decarboxylase 1 isoform X2 codes for MDTKIGSLDNCKPASNDVCSPVNGTVSTIQGSVSPAVVNCSEATLGRHLARRLVQIGVNDVFSVPGDFNLTLLDHLIAEPGLNLIGCCNELNAGYAADGYARSRGVGACVVTFTVGGLSVLNAIAGAYSESLPLICIVGGPNSNDYGTNRILHHTVGLPDFSQELRCFQTVTCYQAVVNNLEDAHDMIDTAISTALKESKPVYISIGCNLAAIPHPTFAREPVPFVLSPKLSNKMGLEAAVEAAAEFLNKAVKPVLVGGPKLRVAKACEAFVELVDAGGYAVAVMPSGKGLVPEHHPHFIGTYWGAVSTAFCAEIVESADAYLFAGPIYNDYSSVGYSLLLKKEKAIIVQPDRVIIGNGPAFGCVLMKDFLRELAKRLKHNNTAFENYHRIFVPEGQPLKAAPKEPLRVNVLFQHIQKMLSGETAVIAETGDSWFNCQKLKLPSGCGYEFQMQYGSIGWSVGATLGYAQAVPEKRVIACIGDGSFQVTAQDVSTMLRCGQKTIIFLINNGGYTIEVEIHDGPYNVIKNWNYTALVDAIHNGEGKCWTTKVFCEEELIEAIETATGAKKDCLCFIEVIVHKDDTSKELLEWG; via the exons atggaTACGAAGATTGGATCACTCGACAACTGCAAGCCTGCTTCCAACGACGTTTGCTCTCCGGTAAACGGCACCGTTTCCACCATTCAAGGTTCCGTTTCCCCCGCCGTTGTCAACTGCTCTGAAGCCACTCTAGGCCGCCACCTGGCTAGGCGGCTTGTTCAGATCGGAGTGAACGATGTTTTCTCTGTTCCCGGGGATTTCAACTTGACTTTGCTTGACCATTTGATTGCCGAGCCTGGGCTTAACCTCATCGGCTGCTGTAATGAACTCAACGCTGGGTACGCCGCTGATGGTTATGCTCGATCACGTGGCGTTGGTGCCTGCGTTGTCACATTCACCGTTGGTGGGCTAAGCGTTTTGAATGCCATCGCCGGTGCTTACAGTGAGAGTCTCCCTCTTATCTGCATTGTGGGAGGACCCAACTCTAATGACTATGGAACTAACCGGATTCTTCACCACACTGTTGGCTTGCCTGATTTTAGTCAAGAGCTCAGATGTTTCCAGACTGTTACTTGCTATCAG GCTGTGGTTAATAACTTGGAGGATGCTCATGACATGATCGACACAGCTATTTCAACTGCTTTGAAAGAAAGCAAGCCTGTTTATATCAGCATCGGCTGTAACTTGGCCGCAATTCCTCATCCCACTTTTGCCCGTGAGCCCGTTCCATTTGTACTCTCTCCAAA ATTAAGTAATAAGATGGGATTAGAGGCAGCGGTGGAGGCAGCTGCAGAGTTCTTGAACAAGGCCGTGAAACCCGTTTTAGTCGGTGGACCAAAGCTACGTGTTGCCAAGGCATGCGAGGCTTTTGTTGAGTTGGTTGATGCTGGTGGCTACGCCGTGGCGGTAATGCCATCGGGTAAAGGGCTTGTCCCTGAACATCATCCTCATTTCATTGGGACGTATTGGGGAGCTGTTAGTACTGCATTTTGTGCTGAGATCGTTGAATCTGCTGATGCTTATTTATTCGCTGGACCTATTTACAATGATTATAGCTCTGTTGGGTACTCTTTGCTTCTTAAGAAAGAGAAGGCGATTATTGTGCAGCCTGATCGGGTGATCATTGGTAATGGGCCTGCATTTGGGTGTGTTTTGATGAAAGACTTCCTTAGAGAGCTTGCCAAGAGGCTTAAGCACAATAATACTGCTTTTGAGAATTACCATAGGATTTTTGTTCCTGAGGGACAACCTTTGAAGGCAGCACCTAAAGAGCCTTTGAGGGTCAATGTTTTGTTCCAACATATACAGAAGATGCTTTCTGGTGAAACTGCCGTGATTGCTGAAACTGGGGATTCTTGGTTTAACTGCCAGAAGCTGAAGTTGCCATCAGGATGTGG GTATGAATTCCAAATGCAGTATGGATCAATTGGGTGGTCAGTTGGCGCTACTCTTGGATATGCACAGGCTGTTCCAGAGAAACGTGTCATCGCTTGCATTGGTGATGGTAGTTTTCAG GTGACCGCACAAGATGTGTCCACAATGCTGCGATGTGGGCAGAAGACCATAATTTTCCTCATAAACAATGGTGGGTACACCATTGAAGTAGAGATTCATGATGGACCGTACAATGTGATAAAGAATTGGAACTATACTGCCTTGGTTGATGCAATTCATAATGGTGAAGGCAAGTGCTGGACAACCAAG GTATTTTGTGAGGAAGAGCTCATTGAAGCAATTGAGACGGCAACAGGAGCGAAGAAG GACTGCTTATGCTTCATTGAAGTGATCGTTCACAAGGATGATACTAGCAAAGAGCTGTTGGAGTGGGGCTGA
- the LOC107937060 gene encoding pyruvate decarboxylase 2 isoform X1: MDTKIGSLDNCKPASNDVCSPVNGTVSTIQGSVSPAVVNCSEATLGRHLARRLVQIGVNDVFSVPGDFNLTLLDHLIAEPGLNLIGCCNELNAGYAADGYARSRGVGACVVTFTVGGLSVLNAIAGAYSESLPLICIVGGPNSNDYGTNRILHHTVGLPDFSQELRCFQTVTCYQAVVNNLEDAHDMIDTAISTALKESKPVYISIGCNLAAIPHPTFAREPVPFVLSPKLSNKMGLEAAVEAAAEFLNKAVKPVLVGGPKLRVAKACEAFVELVDAGGYAVAVMPSGKGLVPEHHPHFIGTYWGAVSTAFCAEIVESADAYLFAGPIYNDYSSVGYSLLLKKEKAIIVQPDRVIIGNGPAFGCVLMKDFLRELAKRLKHNNTAFENYHRIFVPEGQPLKAAPKEPLRVNVLFQHIQKMLSGETAVIAETGDSWFNCQKLKLPSGCGYEFQMQYGSIGWSVGATLGYAQAVPEKRVIACIGDGSFQVTAQDVSTMLRCGQKTIIFLINNGGYTIEVEIHDGPYNVIKNWNYTALVDAIHNGEGKCWTTKVFCEEELIEAIETATGAKKDCLCFIEVIVHKDDTSKELLEWGSRVSAANSRPPNPQ, encoded by the exons atggaTACGAAGATTGGATCACTCGACAACTGCAAGCCTGCTTCCAACGACGTTTGCTCTCCGGTAAACGGCACCGTTTCCACCATTCAAGGTTCCGTTTCCCCCGCCGTTGTCAACTGCTCTGAAGCCACTCTAGGCCGCCACCTGGCTAGGCGGCTTGTTCAGATCGGAGTGAACGATGTTTTCTCTGTTCCCGGGGATTTCAACTTGACTTTGCTTGACCATTTGATTGCCGAGCCTGGGCTTAACCTCATCGGCTGCTGTAATGAACTCAACGCTGGGTACGCCGCTGATGGTTATGCTCGATCACGTGGCGTTGGTGCCTGCGTTGTCACATTCACCGTTGGTGGGCTAAGCGTTTTGAATGCCATCGCCGGTGCTTACAGTGAGAGTCTCCCTCTTATCTGCATTGTGGGAGGACCCAACTCTAATGACTATGGAACTAACCGGATTCTTCACCACACTGTTGGCTTGCCTGATTTTAGTCAAGAGCTCAGATGTTTCCAGACTGTTACTTGCTATCAG GCTGTGGTTAATAACTTGGAGGATGCTCATGACATGATCGACACAGCTATTTCAACTGCTTTGAAAGAAAGCAAGCCTGTTTATATCAGCATCGGCTGTAACTTGGCCGCAATTCCTCATCCCACTTTTGCCCGTGAGCCCGTTCCATTTGTACTCTCTCCAAA ATTAAGTAATAAGATGGGATTAGAGGCAGCGGTGGAGGCAGCTGCAGAGTTCTTGAACAAGGCCGTGAAACCCGTTTTAGTCGGTGGACCAAAGCTACGTGTTGCCAAGGCATGCGAGGCTTTTGTTGAGTTGGTTGATGCTGGTGGCTACGCCGTGGCGGTAATGCCATCGGGTAAAGGGCTTGTCCCTGAACATCATCCTCATTTCATTGGGACGTATTGGGGAGCTGTTAGTACTGCATTTTGTGCTGAGATCGTTGAATCTGCTGATGCTTATTTATTCGCTGGACCTATTTACAATGATTATAGCTCTGTTGGGTACTCTTTGCTTCTTAAGAAAGAGAAGGCGATTATTGTGCAGCCTGATCGGGTGATCATTGGTAATGGGCCTGCATTTGGGTGTGTTTTGATGAAAGACTTCCTTAGAGAGCTTGCCAAGAGGCTTAAGCACAATAATACTGCTTTTGAGAATTACCATAGGATTTTTGTTCCTGAGGGACAACCTTTGAAGGCAGCACCTAAAGAGCCTTTGAGGGTCAATGTTTTGTTCCAACATATACAGAAGATGCTTTCTGGTGAAACTGCCGTGATTGCTGAAACTGGGGATTCTTGGTTTAACTGCCAGAAGCTGAAGTTGCCATCAGGATGTGG GTATGAATTCCAAATGCAGTATGGATCAATTGGGTGGTCAGTTGGCGCTACTCTTGGATATGCACAGGCTGTTCCAGAGAAACGTGTCATCGCTTGCATTGGTGATGGTAGTTTTCAG GTGACCGCACAAGATGTGTCCACAATGCTGCGATGTGGGCAGAAGACCATAATTTTCCTCATAAACAATGGTGGGTACACCATTGAAGTAGAGATTCATGATGGACCGTACAATGTGATAAAGAATTGGAACTATACTGCCTTGGTTGATGCAATTCATAATGGTGAAGGCAAGTGCTGGACAACCAAG GTATTTTGTGAGGAAGAGCTCATTGAAGCAATTGAGACGGCAACAGGAGCGAAGAAGGACTGCTTATGCTTCATTGAAGTGATCGTTCACAAGGATGATACTAGCAAAGAACTGTTGGAGTGGGGCTCCAGGGTTTCTGCTGCGAATAGCCGACCCCCAAATCCTCAGTAA